The Halanaerobium praevalens DSM 2228 genome contains a region encoding:
- a CDS encoding YerC/YecD family TrpR-related protein, with protein MSRNIKDEFTDQLFEAILKLETKAECYDFFQDVATISEIKALGQRLEVARMLKEGYTYDHIVAETGVSTATISRVKRSLEYGEDGYNLILARLNKNSN; from the coding sequence TTGTCCCGCAATATCAAGGATGAATTTACTGATCAATTATTTGAGGCTATTTTAAAACTTGAAACTAAAGCAGAATGTTATGACTTTTTTCAAGATGTAGCAACAATTTCTGAGATTAAAGCTTTAGGCCAACGGCTGGAAGTAGCCAGAATGCTTAAAGAAGGCTATACTTATGATCATATTGTAGCCGAAACTGGGGTAAGTACTGCAACAATTAGTCGAGTTAAACGTTCATTAGAATATGGAGAAGATGGTTATAATTTAATTTTAGCTCGTTTAAACAAAAATAGTAATTAA
- the guaA gene encoding glutamine-hydrolyzing GMP synthase has product MDYDKILILDFGGQYSQLIARRIREFNVYSIIRGHNVKLEEIKEIDPAAIIFSGGPDSVTTAGAPGVDQGVFELGIPILGICYGMQLMAQLLEGGEVEKAEHGEYGKADLEIFKAQNLFEEVDNQSQAWMSHGDHVKEVPKGFEIIARTELTSAAAMADFKNNFYGVQFHPEVNHTIQGKTMLHNFLFKIVDVKANWNMADYIEEEIARIRKQVGQGKVICGLSGGVDSAVASAIVHKAIGDQLTCIFVDHGLLRKGEAEQVKRTFGEEFNIPLIYVDAKKRFLDRLAGVTEPEAKRKIIGDEFIQVFDEEAEKIKDVGYLVQGTIYSDVIESGGTDKAATIKSHHNVGGLPEEMNLELVEPLRFLFKDEVRKIGEVLGLPKEIVWRQPFPGPGLAIRIIGDIDWDKLEILRNADAIVQEEIKDAGLYRDIWQSFAVLPDLRSVGVMGDERTYGYPIILRAVNSDDAMTADWARLPYELLQSISNRIVNQVPEVNRVVYDITSKPPGTIEWE; this is encoded by the coding sequence ATGGATTACGATAAAATATTGATTCTTGATTTTGGTGGACAGTATAGTCAATTAATTGCAAGACGAATAAGAGAGTTTAATGTATACTCTATAATTAGAGGTCATAATGTAAAATTAGAAGAAATAAAAGAAATTGATCCAGCAGCTATAATTTTTTCTGGAGGACCTGACAGTGTAACAACAGCTGGAGCGCCTGGTGTTGATCAAGGAGTTTTTGAGCTGGGAATACCTATTTTAGGTATTTGTTATGGAATGCAGTTAATGGCTCAACTCTTAGAAGGTGGAGAAGTAGAAAAAGCTGAACATGGAGAATATGGTAAAGCTGATTTAGAAATTTTTAAAGCTCAGAATTTATTTGAAGAAGTTGATAATCAGTCACAAGCTTGGATGAGTCATGGTGATCATGTAAAAGAAGTACCAAAGGGCTTTGAAATAATTGCTAGAACAGAATTAACATCTGCAGCAGCAATGGCTGATTTCAAAAATAATTTTTATGGAGTTCAATTCCATCCTGAAGTTAATCATACAATTCAGGGTAAAACAATGCTCCATAACTTTTTATTCAAAATTGTTGATGTGAAGGCTAATTGGAATATGGCAGATTATATTGAAGAAGAAATAGCAAGAATAAGAAAACAGGTAGGCCAAGGTAAAGTTATCTGTGGTCTTTCTGGCGGGGTAGACTCTGCAGTTGCATCTGCTATAGTGCATAAAGCTATTGGAGATCAATTAACTTGTATTTTCGTTGATCACGGCTTACTTCGTAAAGGAGAAGCTGAGCAAGTAAAAAGAACTTTTGGCGAAGAATTTAATATTCCTTTAATTTATGTTGATGCTAAAAAAAGATTTTTAGATAGATTAGCTGGAGTTACTGAACCAGAAGCTAAGAGAAAAATAATTGGTGATGAGTTTATTCAAGTCTTTGATGAAGAAGCAGAAAAAATTAAAGATGTAGGTTATTTAGTGCAGGGAACTATTTATTCTGATGTAATCGAAAGTGGTGGAACTGATAAAGCTGCTACTATTAAGAGTCATCATAATGTTGGTGGTTTACCAGAAGAAATGAATCTTGAGTTAGTAGAACCACTGCGCTTTCTTTTTAAAGATGAAGTTAGAAAAATTGGTGAGGTTCTTGGTTTGCCAAAAGAAATTGTTTGGAGACAACCTTTCCCTGGACCTGGACTTGCCATCAGAATTATTGGAGATATCGATTGGGATAAATTGGAAATATTACGAAATGCAGATGCTATTGTCCAAGAAGAAATAAAAGATGCAGGCCTTTACCGTGATATATGGCAGTCATTTGCAGTTTTACCTGATTTAAGAAGTGTAGGAGTTATGGGTGATGAGAGAACTTATGGTTATCCTATTATTTTAAGAGCTGTTAATAGTGATGATGCAATGACAGCAGATTGGGCTAGACTTCCTTATGAGCTACTACAGTCTATTTCTAATAGAATAGTTAATCAGGTGCCAGAAGTAAATAGAGTTGTTTACGATATTACTTCTAAACCACCTGGAACTATAGAATGGGAGTAA